In Lacrimispora indolis DSM 755, a genomic segment contains:
- a CDS encoding electron transfer flavoprotein subunit beta/FixA family protein, whose translation MEMLVCIKQVPDDSVEISLDPATKKPALERVTPVVNAFDTYALEMAARLKEALGGEITVVSIGNESVKNSLKNCLAVGADGAYLVKHEMAESLDPLSIARILRKAAHEIEENLSKKFDLIFCGKESTDYASSQVGLLLANELSLPAVTNVIQVEPGEGMMKIKQETEEGYRIIEAPAPCVVTVQKPNYDPRYPTIKSKMAARKKEIKELTPSEETDSMLKVLQVFEPAKRAAGIKIKADSPQEAVSQAMAVMAEARIF comes from the coding sequence ATGGAAATGTTAGTTTGCATTAAGCAGGTGCCCGATGACTCCGTGGAAATTTCTCTGGATCCGGCAACAAAAAAGCCGGCTTTGGAGAGGGTGACGCCGGTGGTGAACGCCTTTGATACCTATGCCCTTGAAATGGCTGCCAGATTAAAGGAAGCTTTGGGCGGTGAAATTACAGTGGTTTCTATTGGGAATGAAAGCGTAAAAAACTCTCTGAAAAACTGTCTCGCCGTGGGTGCAGACGGTGCATATCTGGTAAAGCATGAAATGGCAGAGTCTCTGGACCCCTTAAGTATTGCAAGGATCTTAAGGAAGGCAGCCCATGAAATAGAAGAAAATCTAAGTAAAAAGTTTGATCTTATTTTCTGCGGAAAGGAATCCACGGACTATGCCTCCAGCCAGGTTGGACTTCTTTTGGCGAATGAGCTTTCCCTGCCTGCAGTAACCAATGTAATCCAGGTGGAGCCTGGGGAGGGCATGATGAAAATAAAGCAGGAAACAGAGGAGGGCTATCGGATCATAGAAGCCCCTGCTCCCTGTGTTGTTACGGTTCAAAAGCCTAATTACGATCCCAGATACCCCACCATTAAAAGTAAGATGGCTGCCAGAAAAAAGGAGATTAAGGAATTAACACCTTCTGAGGAAACGGACAGCATGCTAAAGGTTCTCCAGGTGTTTGAACCGGCAAAGCGGGCAGCAGGCATTAAAATAAAGGCGGACAGCCCGCAGGAGGCAGTTTCACAGGCGATGGCAGTCATGGCGGAGGCCAGGATCTTTTAG